Proteins encoded together in one Ipomoea triloba cultivar NCNSP0323 chromosome 4, ASM357664v1 window:
- the LOC116015324 gene encoding uncharacterized protein LOC116015324 yields MALSIPVLVLVISFHLIAFVLAVGAERRRSTAKVVPDEYDERTYCVYGTDASTAYGLSAFGLLLISQTVLYCVTKCLCCGRGMMGGKSTSCAIFFFVFSVVSFLGAEACLLAGSARNAYHTKYRGFFRVDHLSCATLRKGVFAAGAALTILSMIGSIFYYWSHSKADTGGWQKHQNEGLGMTMSSFPESGERKG; encoded by the exons ATGGCGCTCTCCATACCTGTTCTAGTCTTAGTCATCTCCTTTCACCTCATCGCCTTCGTTCTCGCCGTTGGCGCCGAGCGCCGCCGTAGCACG GCGAAAGTTGTGCCAGATGAGTATGACGAGAGGACGTACTGCGTGTACGGAACGGACGCGTCGACGGCGTACGGATTGTCGGCGTTTGGGCTGCTCCTCATTAGCCAAACTGTGTTGTACTGCGTTACCAAGTGCCTGTGTTGCGGGAGAGGGATGATGGGTGGAAAATCTACCAGTTGTGCTATTTTCTTCTTTGTCTTCTCCGT GGTGAGCTTTTTGGGGGCAGAGGCTTGCTTATTGGCAGGATCAGCGAGGAATGCATACCACACAAAATACCGGGGATTTTTCCGTGTTGACCACTTGTCGTGTGCCACACTTCGCAAAGGTGTGTTTGCTGCGGGAGCAGCGCTGACGATACTGTCAATGATTGGCTCCATTTTCTACTACTGGTCTCATTCCAAGGCGGACACGGGTGGGTGGCAAAAGCACCAGAACGAAGGACTTGGAATGACCATGTCCAGTTTCCCTGAATCTGGTGAGAGAAAGGGTTGA
- the LOC116016831 gene encoding uncharacterized protein LOC116016831: MLGAGLQFNRSRNGDDRFYCAAKARRSQSQSLSSRQNHQNQDHTRGAKSDFAVSRSAKSDVRASADEPLKENSVIVAEPVREVSSVSNIQRFLHSITPSVTAQHHPKTAIRSWKIDGESQPFFVLGDLWEAFKEWSAYGAGVPLILNDTDCVIQYYVPYLSGIQIYADPSKSSEKSRRPGEDSDGDSFRDSSSDGSSDSEQDRGCLNYSREQQNHYCPTRENSFRISRLTLRDENTALQEGFSSDEGESACSQRYLRFEYFERSPPHGREPLADKISNLAVRFPELKTLRSCDLLASSWISVAWYPIYRIPMGPTLKPLDACFLSYHRLHTPLTGGQGAHATAVTCPSEMDGVPNILLPVFGLASYKFKASQWAPDSGLVKSLSQAAGDWLTDLQVNHPDFSFFCRNWN, encoded by the exons ATGTTGGGGGCAGGACTGCAGTTTAATAGGAGTAGGAACGGCGATGATCGGTTTTACTGTGCGGCGAAGGCTCGCCGGAGTCAGAGCCAGAGTCTGAGCAGTCGTCAGAATCATCAGAACCAAGATCATACCAGAGGAGCTAAGAGCGACTTCGCGGTAAGCCGTTCTGCCAAGTCCGATGTCCGAGCATCCGCAGATGAGCCGCTTAAGGAGAACTCGGTCATTGTAGCCGAGCCAGTTCGCGAGGTGTCATCGGTGTCCAATATCCAACGGTTTCTGCATTCGATTACTCCTTCAGTCACGGCGCAGCATCACCCTAAG ACAGCAATCAGGAGTTGGAAGATTGATGGGGAATCTCAGCCATTTTTTGTGTTAGGTGATTTGTGGGAGGCCTTCAAAGAGTGGAGTGCATATGGTGCTGGAGTGCCTTTGATATTGAATGATACTGATTGTGTGATTCAGTACTATGTGCCCTACTTATCCGGTATCCAAATATATGCTGACCCTTCAAAGTCTTCAGAGAAATCAAG GCGGCCAGGAGAGGATAGTGATGGTGACTCTTTTAGGGATTCTAGTAGTGATGGAAGCAGTGATTCTGAACAGGATAGAGGTTGCTTGAATTATTCAAGGGAGCAGCAGAATCATTATTGCCCAACGCGCGAAAATTCTTTTAGGATTAGTAGGCTGACATTGAGAGATGAGAATACTGCATTGCAAGAAGGTTTTTCCAGTGATGAAGGTGAATCTGCATGTTCTCAAAGATACTTGCGATTTGAGTATTTTGAGAGGAGTCCACCTCATGGTCGGGAACCTTTGGCAGACAAG ATATCTAACTTGGCTGTTCGCTTTCCTGAGTTGAAAACGCTTAGAAGTTGTGACCTACTTGCATCCAGTTGGATTTCTGTGGCGTG GTATCCAATTTATCGGATACCAATGGGCCCTACCCTGAAACCTCTGGAtgcttgttttctttcttatcATCGTCTTCATACACCTCTGACAG GAGGCCAAGGTGCACATGCTACAGCTGTCACATGCCCAAGCGAGATGGATGGTGTCCCCAATATTCTCTTACCTGTTTTCGGCCTTGCTTCATACAAGTTTAAAGCATCACAATGGGCCCCCGACAGTGGATTGGTGAAATCCCTTTCGCAAGCTGCTGGGGATTGGCTGACAGATCTCCAGGTCAATCACCCTGATTTTAGCTTCTTCTGTCGAAATTGGAACTAA